In Chelmon rostratus isolate fCheRos1 chromosome 4, fCheRos1.pri, whole genome shotgun sequence, a genomic segment contains:
- the reep6 gene encoding receptor expression-enhancing protein 6 isoform X1, protein MGLLDILSSIKDRADKFLNEKNVVTDFLGKVEEKTGIKKKIIAVGAVSLTGLYLVYGYGASLLCNLIGFVYPAYYSIKAIESVNKEDDTKWLTYWVVYGVFSLGEFFSDIFLYWFPFYYAFKCLFLLWCMAPMSWNGSQLIYNKVVRPVFLRHEATVDNMVSNLGGKAMSAAENLTREVLATLIKNKALVTPMPSFPQPEPKSLPSSSAETSAAKVAPSELSEERPPFLG, encoded by the exons ATGGGCCTGCTGGACATCCTCTCATCCATCAAAGACCGAGCCGACAAGTTTCTCAACGAAAAGAACGTGGTGACGGACTTTCTggggaaggtggaggagaaaacGGGGATAAAGAAGAAGATCATCGCAGTGG GTGCCGTCTCACTGACAGGACTCTACCTGGTGTATGGATATGgtgcctccctcctctgcaaCCTGATTGGTTTTGTCTATCCCGCCTATTACTC AATCAAAGCCATCGAAAGCGTGAACAAAGAGGACGACACAAAATGGCTGACGTACTGGGTGGTGTACGGCGTCTTCAGCCTGGGCGAGTTCTTCTCCGATATTTTCCTCTACTGGTTCCCGTTCTACTACGCTTTTAAG TGTCTCTTCCTGTTGTGGTGCATGGCTCCGATGTCGTGGAACGGCTCCCAGCTCATCTACAACAAAGTGGTTCGGCCCGTCTTCCTCCGCCACGAGGCCACGGTGGACAACATGGTGAGCAACCTCGGCGGGAAGGCCATGAGCGCCGCCGAGAACCTCACCAGAGAAG TCCTGGCCACTCTGATAAAGAACAAAGCTCTGGTGACTCCGATGCCGTCCTTCCCTCAGCCTGAACCTAAAAGTTTACCGAGTTCATCAGCAGAAACATCAGCAGCTAAAGTGGCTCCATCAGAGCTGAGCGAAGAACGACCG CCTTTCCTGGGCTAA
- the c4h19orf25 gene encoding UPF0449 protein C19orf25 homolog, whose protein sequence is MNIGSKSKKRMVLPSRPDPPSVDQILEDINKAAPNDPVFSILEQTGQDLSRPSDSDVELRFQQCRQYLELNERLQEVRGRLLWQREELRVAGEQLEKDVAEVKGQAL, encoded by the exons ATGAATATTGGTTCTAAAAGTAAGAAGCGGATGGTTCTGCCCAGCCGTCCTGACCCCCCCAGCGTGGACCAGATCCTGGAGGACATCAACAAAGCTGCTCCCAACGACCCGGTCTTCAGCATCCTGGAGCAGACTGGACAAG ACTTGTCCCGGCCTTCGGACAGTGACGTCGAGTTGAGGTTCCAGCAGTGTCGTCAGTATCTGGAGCTGAACGAGCGGCTGCAGGAGGTTCGAGGTCGGCTGCTGTGGCAGAGGGAGGAGCTGCGAGTTGCGggggagcagctggagaaggacGTGgcggaggtcaaaggtcaagcaCTCTGA
- the reep6 gene encoding receptor expression-enhancing protein 6 isoform X2, whose amino-acid sequence MGLLDILSSIKDRADKFLNEKNVVTDFLGKVEEKTGIKKKIIAVGAVSLTGLYLVYGYGASLLCNLIGFVYPAYYSIKAIESVNKEDDTKWLTYWVVYGVFSLGEFFSDIFLYWFPFYYAFKCLFLLWCMAPMSWNGSQLIYNKVVRPVFLRHEATVDNMVSNLGGKAMSAAENLTREVLATLIKNKALVTPMPSFPQPEPKSLPSSSAETSAAKVAPSELSEERPSFR is encoded by the exons ATGGGCCTGCTGGACATCCTCTCATCCATCAAAGACCGAGCCGACAAGTTTCTCAACGAAAAGAACGTGGTGACGGACTTTCTggggaaggtggaggagaaaacGGGGATAAAGAAGAAGATCATCGCAGTGG GTGCCGTCTCACTGACAGGACTCTACCTGGTGTATGGATATGgtgcctccctcctctgcaaCCTGATTGGTTTTGTCTATCCCGCCTATTACTC AATCAAAGCCATCGAAAGCGTGAACAAAGAGGACGACACAAAATGGCTGACGTACTGGGTGGTGTACGGCGTCTTCAGCCTGGGCGAGTTCTTCTCCGATATTTTCCTCTACTGGTTCCCGTTCTACTACGCTTTTAAG TGTCTCTTCCTGTTGTGGTGCATGGCTCCGATGTCGTGGAACGGCTCCCAGCTCATCTACAACAAAGTGGTTCGGCCCGTCTTCCTCCGCCACGAGGCCACGGTGGACAACATGGTGAGCAACCTCGGCGGGAAGGCCATGAGCGCCGCCGAGAACCTCACCAGAGAAG TCCTGGCCACTCTGATAAAGAACAAAGCTCTGGTGACTCCGATGCCGTCCTTCCCTCAGCCTGAACCTAAAAGTTTACCGAGTTCATCAGCAGAAACATCAGCAGCTAAAGTGGCTCCATCAGAGCTGAGCGAAGAACGACCG TCCTTCAGatag